One Pseudomonas brassicacearum genomic region harbors:
- a CDS encoding glucosyltransferase domain-containing protein yields MSDFFYRELNRRQITLFFLTAILLYVLPLILADFRYIDDNWRTLEAGTAWTDQGRWFSDLLYQTLSFTRAAPDIFPLPLLLAALAMSLALTRLTFHYFPQPTLACCLVSLPLWYNPFLLQNLSYQYDGPAMALSLVAVIYAMTFRGASRMRQLWVPAGFLVLAFGLYQVSFNVFVGLCCLELLRAAYKREPYSQWLAILGWKLAQLGLAALIYLATVVLLMGTERTALLNWKADPLMQIGINIGRVAEKVALLFQGGYAWLLAALIMLAFIGVMRLGCRVPDREEQRWKTVVKILGCLLTLPLLILLVPGITLFFRDFNEGARTLMGFGVLLMVLFYLAYLALAPLHPRLPLLLIIPLLATLSLSFAYGRVLTLQKTFSNGALYSLGYDITSHRELYEAKRIYLSVTYSDYWLVSACGSFQQLPVLPYLLNIDYFILSKNLPSMGITNVAVERERRNATHVGYLGYVPVVDNQYYRIYLLGDYGFIVMKEPARLNRRVVNCGDLAR; encoded by the coding sequence ATGAGCGACTTTTTCTATCGCGAACTCAATCGTCGCCAGATCACGCTGTTTTTCTTAACGGCAATCTTGCTCTACGTCCTGCCATTGATCCTCGCTGATTTTCGGTATATCGACGATAACTGGCGGACGCTGGAAGCCGGAACGGCCTGGACTGACCAAGGGCGCTGGTTCTCTGATCTGCTGTATCAAACGCTGTCCTTCACCCGTGCCGCGCCGGACATTTTTCCGCTGCCGTTGTTGCTCGCCGCATTGGCCATGTCCCTGGCTTTGACTCGCCTGACCTTCCATTACTTCCCTCAGCCAACACTGGCTTGCTGCCTGGTTTCGTTGCCTCTCTGGTACAACCCCTTCCTGCTGCAGAACCTGTCATATCAATACGACGGCCCCGCTATGGCATTGAGTTTGGTCGCTGTCATTTACGCAATGACCTTTCGGGGGGCTTCGCGAATGCGTCAGTTGTGGGTACCAGCCGGGTTTTTGGTGCTGGCATTCGGGCTCTATCAGGTCAGCTTCAATGTGTTCGTGGGCCTGTGTTGCTTGGAACTGCTCAGGGCGGCATACAAACGGGAACCGTACTCTCAGTGGCTGGCAATATTGGGTTGGAAGCTGGCTCAACTTGGCTTGGCCGCTTTGATTTATCTTGCCACCGTCGTCTTGCTCATGGGAACGGAGCGGACTGCGTTGTTGAATTGGAAAGCCGATCCGCTGATGCAGATCGGCATCAATATCGGACGAGTGGCGGAGAAGGTCGCGCTACTGTTTCAAGGTGGATACGCCTGGCTATTGGCCGCGCTGATCATGTTGGCGTTTATTGGTGTCATGCGGTTGGGCTGCCGAGTACCGGACCGTGAGGAGCAACGTTGGAAAACTGTCGTGAAGATCCTGGGTTGTTTGCTTACGTTACCGTTGTTGATCCTGCTGGTACCTGGCATCACGCTGTTTTTTCGTGATTTCAACGAAGGCGCTCGCACCTTGATGGGCTTTGGTGTGTTGCTGATGGTGTTGTTTTATCTTGCTTATCTGGCCCTTGCACCGCTCCATCCTCGCCTGCCGCTGCTGCTGATCATTCCGCTGTTGGCAACGCTTTCACTGTCCTTCGCTTATGGTCGGGTGCTGACCTTGCAAAAAACCTTCAGCAACGGTGCGCTTTACAGTCTGGGGTATGACATCACTTCGCACCGGGAACTGTACGAAGCCAAGCGGATTTATCTATCGGTCACTTATTCTGACTACTGGCTGGTAAGCGCTTGCGGCTCGTTCCAACAGCTGCCGGTTCTGCCTTATTTGCTGAACATCGACTACTTCATACTTTCCAAAAACTTACCGTCAATGGGCATCACCAACGTGGCGGTGGAACGCGAGCGGCGCAATGCGACCCATGTTGGCTATCTGGGCTATGTGCCCGTCGTGGACAACCAGTATTACCGGATTTATCTGCTGGGTGACTATGGCTTCATCGTTATGAAAGAGCCTGCACGGCTCAATCGCCGTGTTGTTAACTGCGGCGATTTGGCTCGTTAG
- a CDS encoding ATP-binding protein, with translation MNSLSNRRILLIDDTPAIHDDFRKILTPQDESSADLQDMESALFGDAPKPVATVFELDSAYGGQEGLNKLLEAAAKERPYALAFVDMRMPEGWDGAKTIEELWKRDPQLQVVVCTAYSDYSWDELLDRLNGHDRLLILKKPFDNIEVQQMANTLTTKWEMTSRAQLKMNKLEVLVEQRTQAFKQASELLQMEIDERKMLESQLVQSEKLASLGQLAAGVAHEINNPIGFISSNLGALDGYFGKLQEMLEAYSGAEQSIASQELVGQLKSLRDQVELDFLIEDIPMLIKESKDGIARVGQIVKDLKDFSRVDSSQEWQLANLQQGMDSTLNIVANEIKYKADVVKQYTPLPEVECLPSQINQVIMNLIVNAAQAIGPERGTITLRNGVEGDNVWIEVADNGSGMPPETLQKIFDPFFTTKPVGQGTGLGLSLSYGIVKKHNGEITVSSEVGVGTTFRIELPMRQLKQAV, from the coding sequence ATGAACAGCTTGAGTAACCGCCGCATCCTGTTGATCGACGATACACCCGCCATTCATGACGATTTTCGCAAGATCCTCACCCCGCAGGATGAGAGCAGCGCCGACTTGCAGGACATGGAAAGCGCGCTGTTTGGCGACGCACCGAAACCTGTCGCCACCGTATTCGAACTCGACTCGGCCTATGGCGGCCAGGAAGGCCTGAACAAATTGCTGGAGGCTGCCGCGAAAGAGCGTCCGTATGCCCTGGCCTTTGTCGACATGCGCATGCCCGAAGGTTGGGACGGCGCCAAGACCATCGAAGAACTCTGGAAGCGCGACCCGCAGCTACAGGTGGTGGTCTGCACCGCGTATTCGGATTATTCCTGGGATGAACTGCTGGACCGCCTGAACGGCCACGACCGGTTGCTGATCCTGAAAAAACCCTTCGACAACATCGAAGTCCAGCAGATGGCCAATACCCTGACCACCAAATGGGAAATGACCTCCCGCGCACAACTGAAAATGAACAAGCTAGAAGTCCTGGTGGAACAACGCACCCAGGCGTTCAAACAGGCCAGCGAGCTGCTGCAAATGGAAATCGACGAACGCAAGATGCTCGAAAGCCAGTTGGTGCAGTCGGAAAAACTCGCCTCGCTGGGTCAGTTGGCGGCCGGGGTGGCCCACGAAATCAACAACCCGATCGGCTTCATTTCCTCCAACCTGGGCGCCTTGGACGGCTACTTTGGCAAACTCCAGGAAATGCTCGAAGCCTATAGCGGCGCCGAGCAATCCATCGCCTCGCAGGAACTGGTGGGGCAGTTGAAGAGCCTGCGCGATCAGGTTGAACTGGACTTCCTCATCGAGGACATCCCGATGCTGATCAAGGAATCCAAGGATGGCATCGCCCGGGTCGGGCAGATCGTCAAGGACCTGAAGGACTTCTCTCGTGTCGACTCCAGCCAGGAATGGCAGTTGGCCAATTTGCAGCAAGGCATGGATTCGACGTTGAACATCGTCGCCAACGAAATCAAGTACAAGGCCGACGTGGTCAAGCAATACACGCCGTTGCCGGAAGTGGAATGCCTGCCGTCGCAGATCAACCAGGTGATCATGAACCTGATCGTCAACGCCGCCCAGGCCATCGGCCCCGAACGCGGCACCATCACCCTGCGCAACGGTGTGGAAGGGGACAACGTGTGGATCGAAGTGGCCGATAACGGTTCGGGCATGCCACCCGAAACACTGCAAAAAATCTTCGACCCGTTCTTCACCACCAAACCCGTCGGCCAGGGCACAGGGCTGGGGCTGTCACTGTCCTACGGCATTGTGAAAAAACACAACGGCGAGATCACGGTGAGCAGCGAAGTCGGTGTCGGTACCACGTTCCGCATTGAATTGCCGATGCGGCAGCTGAAACAGGCGGTCTGA
- a CDS encoding FMN-binding glutamate synthase family protein has protein sequence MSLSLLSRYAFFAGCVIFTLASLPFLQHDWLWPIALVTGLLSLLGLFDLLQSRHAVRRNYPILGNIRYLVEGIRPEIRQYLLESDSDALPFSRAQRSLVYSRAKNESADKPFGTLIDVYQTGFEFIGHSMRPAPLSDPSGFRVTVGGPQCTQPYSASVFNISAMSFGSLSANAIRALNQGAKLGNFAHDTGEGSISPYHREHGGDLTWELGSGYFGCRTSDGRFDPERFAAQAQNPQVRMIEIKMSQGAKPGHGGILPKHKVTREIAETRGILMGEDCVSPSCHSAFSTPIELMQFVQQLRELSGGKPVGFKFCLGHPWEFMGIAKAMLETGILPDFIVVDGKEGGTGAEPVEFTDHIGVPLREGLLFVHNTLVGLNLRDKIKLGASGKIVSAFDIASVLAIGADWANAARGFMFAIGCIQSQSCHTNKCPTGVATQDTLRQRALVVPDKAQRVYNFHRNTLKALAEMLAAAGLEHPSQLQPKHLVRRMSATEIKLFSQLHVFLKPGELLTGEVNGAFYSRMWQMARADSFEPREVVAA, from the coding sequence ATGAGCCTGTCGCTGCTGAGCCGCTACGCCTTCTTTGCTGGCTGTGTGATCTTTACCCTCGCCAGCCTGCCGTTCCTGCAACACGACTGGCTCTGGCCGATTGCACTGGTGACGGGGCTGTTAAGCCTGCTGGGGCTGTTCGATCTGCTGCAAAGCCGCCACGCGGTGCGGCGCAACTATCCGATCCTGGGCAATATCCGCTATCTGGTCGAAGGCATCCGCCCGGAGATCCGCCAGTACCTGCTCGAATCCGACAGCGACGCCCTGCCCTTTTCCCGTGCCCAACGCTCGTTGGTGTATTCCCGGGCCAAGAACGAAAGCGCCGACAAACCGTTCGGCACCTTGATCGATGTCTACCAGACCGGCTTCGAATTCATCGGCCACTCCATGCGCCCAGCCCCGTTGAGCGACCCCAGCGGTTTTCGCGTGACCGTGGGCGGCCCGCAATGCACCCAGCCGTATTCAGCCTCGGTGTTCAACATCTCGGCCATGAGCTTCGGCTCCCTGAGCGCCAACGCCATCCGCGCGTTGAACCAAGGCGCGAAGCTGGGCAATTTCGCCCACGACACCGGTGAAGGCAGCATCAGCCCCTACCACCGCGAACACGGCGGCGATCTGACCTGGGAGCTGGGCAGCGGCTATTTCGGCTGTCGCACCAGCGACGGGCGCTTCGACCCGGAGCGCTTCGCCGCCCAGGCGCAGAACCCGCAAGTGCGGATGATTGAAATCAAGATGAGCCAGGGAGCCAAACCCGGCCACGGCGGAATCCTGCCCAAGCACAAGGTCACCCGGGAAATCGCCGAGACCCGCGGCATTCTCATGGGTGAGGACTGTGTTTCACCGTCATGCCACAGCGCGTTCTCCACACCGATCGAACTGATGCAGTTCGTCCAGCAACTGCGTGAGCTGTCCGGTGGTAAACCGGTGGGTTTCAAATTCTGCCTGGGTCACCCCTGGGAATTCATGGGCATCGCCAAGGCCATGCTGGAAACCGGAATCCTGCCCGACTTCATCGTGGTGGACGGCAAGGAAGGAGGCACGGGCGCCGAGCCAGTGGAGTTCACCGACCACATCGGCGTGCCGCTGCGCGAAGGCCTGCTGTTTGTGCACAACACCCTGGTGGGCCTGAACCTGCGGGACAAGATCAAACTCGGCGCCAGCGGCAAAATCGTCAGCGCCTTCGACATCGCCAGCGTCCTGGCCATCGGCGCCGACTGGGCCAACGCCGCGCGCGGCTTCATGTTCGCCATCGGCTGCATCCAGTCCCAAAGCTGCCACACCAACAAATGCCCCACCGGCGTCGCCACCCAGGACACCCTGCGCCAGCGCGCCCTGGTCGTCCCGGACAAGGCCCAGCGGGTCTACAACTTCCACCGCAACACCCTCAAGGCCCTGGCCGAAATGCTCGCCGCCGCCGGGCTTGAGCATCCTTCGCAATTGCAGCCCAAGCATTTGGTTCGGCGGATGTCCGCGACCGAGATCAAGCTGTTTTCCCAGTTGCATGTGTTTTTGAAACCGGGGGAATTGCTCACGGGTGAGGTGAATGGGGCGTTTTATTCGCGGATGTGGCAGATGGCGCGGGCGGACAGTTTTGAGCCGCGGGAAGTAGTGGCGGCGTGA
- a CDS encoding glycosyltransferase family 2 protein codes for MNVSLIVPVFNEEQAINLFYESVRQHPALKDHAIEIVFINDGSADQTAAIARDIALMDSRVLLINFSRNFGKEPALFAGLEHASGDVVIPMDVDLQDPIDVIPRLIAEWEKGAEVVLAKRRDRSSDGYLKRRGAALFYGVLNHIANPHIEQNVGDFRLMDRKVVEVIKTLPEYQLFMKGVLSWAGFNTVVIEYDRPRRAAGKSKFNGWKLWNLALEGITSFSTVPLRLWTYVGSCISLVSLVYAAYMVLDKLFFGNDVPGYPSLMTAILFLGGVQLIGIGVLGEYIGRIYLETKHRPRYVIKEMIREGRVKSRDES; via the coding sequence ATGAACGTTTCGTTGATCGTTCCGGTATTCAATGAAGAACAGGCCATCAACCTGTTTTACGAAAGTGTCCGCCAGCACCCGGCGTTGAAAGACCATGCCATCGAGATTGTGTTTATCAACGATGGCAGCGCCGACCAGACCGCCGCCATCGCCCGTGATATCGCCCTGATGGACAGCCGGGTCCTGTTGATCAACTTCTCCCGTAACTTTGGCAAGGAACCGGCCCTGTTTGCCGGCCTCGAGCACGCCAGCGGTGATGTGGTGATCCCCATGGACGTGGACCTGCAAGACCCCATCGACGTCATTCCACGGCTGATCGCCGAATGGGAGAAGGGCGCCGAAGTGGTGCTGGCCAAACGGCGCGATCGCTCATCCGACGGTTACCTCAAGCGCCGGGGCGCGGCGTTGTTCTATGGCGTGCTCAATCACATTGCCAATCCGCACATCGAGCAGAACGTCGGGGATTTTCGCCTGATGGACCGCAAGGTGGTGGAGGTGATCAAGACCCTTCCCGAGTACCAGCTGTTCATGAAGGGCGTTTTGTCATGGGCCGGCTTCAATACCGTGGTCATCGAATACGACCGCCCCCGTCGCGCTGCCGGCAAGAGCAAATTCAATGGCTGGAAGTTGTGGAACCTGGCGCTTGAAGGCATTACTTCGTTCAGCACAGTGCCGTTGCGGTTGTGGACTTATGTGGGCAGTTGCATCTCATTGGTGTCGTTGGTGTATGCCGCGTACATGGTCCTGGACAAGCTGTTCTTCGGAAACGACGTGCCCGGCTACCCCTCGCTGATGACCGCGATTCTGTTTCTGGGCGGGGTGCAATTGATCGGCATCGGGGTATTGGGTGAGTACATCGGGCGAATCTATCTGGAAACCAAGCATCGGCCCCGGTATGTCATCAAGGAAATGATTCGGGAAGGCAGGGTGAAATCCCGGGACGAATCATGA
- a CDS encoding REP-associated tyrosine transposase, translated as MHPRPNSHRLRRGRYSEQGRAYLVTAVTHQRRPVFANWMVGRLLVAEFKCAHDSDLVNSLAWVVMPDHFHWLLQIQDGHLSRVIGATKARCTHCVNNMIGTSGPLWQSGFHDRAIRDNEELRPTADYIIDNPLRAGLVECIGDCPLWDTAWH; from the coding sequence ATGCATCCACGCCCCAACTCACATCGCTTGCGCCGAGGACGTTATTCGGAGCAAGGACGCGCCTATCTGGTGACGGCCGTTACTCATCAGCGACGTCCTGTTTTTGCTAACTGGATGGTTGGACGATTGTTGGTTGCAGAATTCAAGTGCGCCCATGATTCGGACCTGGTGAACTCTTTAGCTTGGGTGGTGATGCCAGATCATTTTCACTGGTTGTTGCAAATCCAAGACGGTCATCTGAGTCGTGTCATCGGAGCTACCAAAGCTCGATGCACCCATTGCGTCAACAACATGATTGGAACCTCTGGCCCGCTTTGGCAAAGCGGCTTTCATGATCGCGCGATTCGTGACAATGAAGAGCTGCGACCCACCGCCGACTACATCATTGACAATCCGCTTCGGGCTGGGCTGGTGGAATGTATTGGCGATTGCCCTCTTTGGGATACTGCTTGGCACTGA
- a CDS encoding GtrA family protein codes for MKTLWKGFFSYSLVGLANTLIHWQIFFVLRVAFGLNQALSNFTAFCVAASFSFYVNALYTFEAKTSVLGYVLFLFVMGTLSFIVGYLGDRWHVHGLLTVAVFSLLSLVIGFLLSRFVVFRGHRQ; via the coding sequence ATGAAAACGTTATGGAAAGGGTTTTTCAGCTACTCCCTGGTGGGACTGGCCAATACGCTGATCCATTGGCAGATATTTTTCGTGCTGCGGGTGGCGTTCGGCCTCAATCAAGCATTGAGCAACTTCACTGCCTTTTGCGTGGCGGCTTCATTCTCTTTTTATGTGAATGCGCTCTACACCTTCGAGGCCAAGACCTCAGTGTTGGGCTATGTTCTTTTCTTATTTGTCATGGGAACCCTCAGTTTCATCGTGGGTTACCTGGGCGATCGCTGGCATGTCCACGGCCTGCTGACTGTGGCGGTATTTTCGCTGTTGAGCCTGGTGATCGGTTTTCTGTTGTCCCGGTTTGTGGTGTTTCGTGGACATCGCCAATGA
- a CDS encoding amino acid permease — MAVGNHLPHGETAQGGPLKRELGERHIRLMALGACIGVGLFLGSAKAIEMAGPAIMLSYIIGGLAILVIMRALGEMAVHNPVAGSFSRYAQDYLGPLAGFLTGWNYWFLWLVTCVAEITAVAVYMGIWFPDVPRWIWALAALVSMGSINLIAVKAFGEFEFWFALIKIVTIIAMVIGGVGIIAFGFGNDGVALGLSNLWTHGGFMPNGVQGVLMSLQMVMFAYLGVEMIGLTAGEAKNPQKTIPNAIGSVFWRILLFYVGALFVILSIYPWNEIGTQGSPFVMTFERLGIKTAAGIINFVVITAALSSCNGGIFSTGRMLYSLAQNGQAPAGFASTSANGVPRRALLLSIAALLLGVLLNYLVPEKVFVWVTSIATFGAIWTWVMILLAQLKFRKGLSASERAALKYRMWLYPVSSYLALAFLVLVVGLMAYFPDTRVALYVGPVFLVLLTVLFYTFKLQPTGDVQGAVRSAS, encoded by the coding sequence ATGGCTGTCGGCAATCATCTGCCCCATGGCGAGACCGCTCAGGGTGGTCCGCTCAAACGTGAGCTCGGTGAGCGGCACATCCGCCTGATGGCGCTTGGCGCCTGCATCGGTGTCGGGCTGTTCCTCGGCTCGGCCAAGGCCATTGAAATGGCCGGCCCGGCGATCATGCTGTCCTACATCATTGGCGGCCTGGCGATCCTGGTGATCATGCGCGCCCTCGGCGAGATGGCCGTGCACAACCCGGTGGCCGGCTCGTTCAGCCGTTATGCCCAGGACTACCTCGGCCCACTGGCCGGTTTCCTGACCGGATGGAACTACTGGTTCCTGTGGCTGGTGACGTGCGTCGCGGAGATCACTGCGGTGGCGGTGTACATGGGCATCTGGTTCCCCGACGTACCCCGCTGGATCTGGGCCCTGGCCGCCTTGGTCAGCATGGGCTCGATCAACCTGATCGCGGTCAAGGCCTTCGGTGAGTTCGAATTCTGGTTCGCCCTGATCAAGATCGTCACCATCATCGCCATGGTCATCGGCGGCGTCGGCATCATCGCCTTCGGGTTCGGTAACGACGGCGTGGCGCTGGGCCTTTCCAATCTCTGGACCCACGGTGGCTTCATGCCCAACGGCGTGCAGGGTGTGTTGATGTCCCTGCAAATGGTGATGTTCGCCTACTTGGGCGTGGAAATGATCGGCCTGACCGCCGGTGAAGCAAAGAACCCGCAGAAAACCATCCCCAACGCCATCGGCTCGGTGTTCTGGCGGATCCTGCTGTTCTACGTCGGCGCGCTGTTCGTGATCCTGTCGATCTACCCGTGGAACGAGATCGGCACCCAGGGCAGCCCGTTCGTGATGACCTTCGAGCGCCTGGGCATCAAGACCGCCGCCGGCATCATCAACTTCGTGGTGATCACCGCCGCGCTGTCGTCCTGCAACGGCGGCATCTTCAGCACCGGGCGGATGCTCTACAGCCTGGCGCAGAATGGCCAGGCCCCGGCCGGTTTTGCTAGCACTTCGGCCAACGGCGTGCCGCGCCGCGCCTTGCTATTGTCCATCGCCGCGCTGCTGCTGGGCGTGCTGCTCAACTATCTGGTGCCAGAGAAAGTCTTCGTCTGGGTGACCTCCATCGCCACCTTCGGCGCGATCTGGACCTGGGTGATGATCCTGCTGGCCCAGCTAAAATTCCGTAAAGGCCTGAGTGCTTCGGAACGTGCGGCCCTGAAATATCGCATGTGGCTGTACCCGGTCAGTTCCTACCTGGCGCTGGCATTCCTGGTGCTGGTGGTGGGCCTGATGGCGTACTTCCCGGACACCCGCGTGGCGCTTTATGTAGGCCCGGTGTTCCTGGTGCTGCTGACGGTGCTGTTTTATACCTTCAAGTTGCAACCGACCGGTGATGTGCAGGGTGCGGTGCGTTCAGCTTCGTAA
- a CDS encoding transglycosylase domain-containing protein, with product MGALWQTDPNKPMVPTERMEEAPLPKKTRRARHGWRAFWLLLLIIVVVVGLAVAKEMRTSRFQAQEISKYAASLGYSVQPGPSDAIVYPGAGPFDRRLGYSALGEFLPRLLKRDYVIQAQARFSPALMDYVERGLFVPYAEKIQAGLTLTDCRAAPVYQFKYPQQLYSSFDAIPPVVVQSLLFIENRFLLDPKHPEANPAVDWPRFGMAAWSQVAKLLSLPGQSAGGSTLATQLEKYRHSPEGLTVSGAEKIRQMISASVRAYQAGPQTLEARQRVVRDYLNSVPLSAVPGHGEVHGMAEGLRVWYGADFNRANERLASTATDPQSLADKGLALREMLSLMIAQRRPSHFLSKGRDELARLTDSHVRLLAQNGVIDAPLAEATLASKVSYRDWVQDPTVQPNETNKGISAARSRLANLLNRPLYDLDRLDLSATSTLQSDLQAQATEYLKRLADPAFAAEIGLMGERLLTPTSTTQVRYSFTLLELTPDGSRVRVQTDSTDQPFDINEGSKLELGSTAKLRVLTTYLQIIAELHDRYAQQTPAALKKTEIAEPDRLSRWAVDYLIQNTDRSLPKMLEAALDRTYSASPGEAFFTGGGLHTFHNFRNEDNGRIPTLRDSLRESINLPFIRLMRDLVRYATYAGPNNSAELLKDDKDPRRQEYLAQFADREGTSFLLKFWKKYQKKDTGQRLETFLDSMHPTAIRLAAVHRYFFPGDSQESFNLFVRSHLKSAKSAEKLTDERLERLYQSYGPGAYDLPDQGFIAKVHPLDLWLMGYLLNNPDAKFSQIVKASEFERQEVYSWLFKSRHKSARDSRIRTMLEIEAFLDIHQRWQKVGYPFDHLVPSLATAIGSSGDRPAALAELVGTILNDGIRQPALRVDSLDFAVDTPYETRLVSNPDNGKRVMPVEVAQALRGALSQVVDAGTAKRVAGSFKLADGTPLAMGGKTGTGDNRIEAVGSGGRVISSKSINRTATFVFYIGDSHFGTLTAYVPGVSAQNFKFTSALPVQVLKGMAPFLSAYLQPGSHTQCKPLVARQ from the coding sequence ATGGGCGCTTTATGGCAAACCGATCCGAATAAACCTATGGTCCCGACTGAACGTATGGAAGAAGCGCCTTTACCCAAAAAAACTCGCCGCGCACGGCATGGCTGGCGGGCGTTCTGGTTGTTGCTGCTGATTATCGTCGTGGTGGTCGGCCTGGCGGTGGCCAAGGAAATGCGCACGTCGCGATTCCAGGCCCAGGAGATCAGCAAGTACGCCGCCTCCCTGGGTTATTCCGTGCAACCGGGCCCCAGCGATGCCATCGTCTACCCCGGTGCAGGCCCGTTCGACCGGCGGTTGGGCTACAGCGCCCTGGGAGAATTCCTGCCGCGCCTGCTCAAGCGCGACTACGTGATCCAGGCCCAGGCGCGTTTCTCGCCGGCCTTGATGGATTATGTCGAAAGAGGCCTGTTCGTCCCCTACGCGGAAAAGATCCAGGCCGGGTTGACCCTCACCGACTGCCGCGCCGCGCCGGTGTATCAGTTCAAGTACCCGCAGCAGTTATATTCGAGTTTCGATGCGATCCCGCCGGTGGTGGTGCAAAGCTTGCTGTTTATCGAAAACCGCTTTTTGCTCGACCCCAAGCACCCCGAGGCCAACCCGGCGGTGGATTGGCCGCGTTTCGGCATGGCGGCCTGGTCGCAGGTGGCCAAGCTGTTGAGCTTGCCCGGGCAATCCGCCGGGGGCAGCACACTGGCGACGCAACTGGAAAAATACCGCCACTCCCCCGAGGGCCTCACGGTGTCGGGCGCGGAAAAAATCCGCCAGATGATCTCCGCCAGCGTGCGCGCCTACCAGGCCGGCCCGCAAACCCTCGAGGCACGGCAGCGGGTCGTGCGCGACTACCTCAACAGCGTACCGCTCTCCGCCGTGCCGGGGCATGGCGAGGTGCATGGCATGGCTGAAGGCTTGCGGGTCTGGTACGGCGCCGACTTCAACCGGGCCAACGAACGCCTGGCCAGCACCGCGACCGATCCCCAGAGCCTGGCGGACAAAGGCCTGGCCCTGCGGGAAATGCTGTCATTGATGATCGCTCAGCGGCGCCCTTCTCACTTCCTGTCCAAAGGCCGCGACGAACTGGCGCGCCTGACCGACAGCCACGTCCGCCTGTTGGCGCAAAACGGCGTCATCGATGCGCCCCTGGCCGAGGCCACCCTGGCCAGCAAGGTCAGCTACCGCGACTGGGTCCAGGACCCGACCGTGCAGCCCAACGAAACCAACAAAGGCATCAGCGCCGCCCGCAGTCGTCTCGCCAACCTGCTCAATCGTCCGCTGTACGACCTCGATCGCCTGGACCTCTCCGCCACCAGCACCCTGCAAAGCGACTTGCAGGCCCAGGCCACCGAGTACCTCAAGCGTTTGGCCGACCCGGCCTTCGCTGCCGAGATCGGCCTGATGGGCGAACGCTTGCTGACCCCCACCAGCACCACCCAGGTGCGCTACAGCTTCACCCTGCTGGAACTGACCCCCGACGGCTCGCGGGTACGGGTGCAAACCGACAGCACCGACCAGCCTTTCGACATCAACGAAGGCAGCAAACTTGAACTGGGCTCCACCGCCAAGCTGCGAGTCCTCACCACGTACCTGCAGATCATTGCCGAACTGCATGATCGCTATGCCCAGCAGACCCCGGCAGCACTGAAGAAAACCGAAATCGCCGAGCCGGACCGCCTCTCGCGCTGGGCCGTCGACTATCTGATCCAGAACACCGACCGTAGCCTGCCGAAAATGCTCGAAGCCGCGCTGGACCGTACCTATTCCGCCAGCCCCGGCGAGGCGTTCTTCACCGGTGGCGGGCTGCACACCTTTCACAACTTCCGCAACGAGGACAACGGCCGCATCCCGACCTTGCGCGACTCCCTGCGTGAGTCGATCAACCTGCCGTTCATCCGCCTGATGCGCGACCTGGTGCGCTACGCCACCTACGCCGGTCCCAACAACAGCGCCGAGTTGCTCAAGGACGACAAGGACCCGCGCCGCCAGGAATACCTGGCCCAGTTCGCCGACCGCGAAGGCACCTCGTTCCTGCTCAAGTTCTGGAAGAAGTACCAGAAAAAAGACACGGGCCAGCGCCTCGAAACCTTCCTCGACAGCATGCACCCCACGGCGATCCGCCTGGCCGCCGTGCACCGCTACTTCTTTCCCGGCGACAGCCAGGAGAGCTTCAATCTCTTCGTGCGCTCACATCTCAAGTCGGCCAAGAGCGCCGAAAAGCTCACCGATGAACGCCTGGAACGGCTCTACCAAAGCTACGGCCCCGGTGCCTATGACCTGCCAGACCAAGGCTTCATCGCCAAGGTCCACCCGCTGGACCTGTGGCTGATGGGCTACCTGCTGAACAACCCCGACGCCAAGTTCAGCCAGATCGTCAAGGCCAGTGAGTTCGAGCGTCAGGAGGTCTACAGCTGGCTGTTCAAGAGCCGGCACAAGAGCGCCCGCGACAGCCGCATCCGCACCATGCTGGAAATCGAAGCCTTCCTGGACATTCACCAACGCTGGCAGAAAGTCGGCTATCCGTTCGATCACCTGGTGCCGTCGCTGGCCACCGCCATCGGCAGCTCCGGCGACCGCCCCGCCGCACTCGCGGAGCTGGTGGGCACCATTCTCAACGACGGCATCCGCCAACCGGCGTTGCGCGTCGACAGCCTGGATTTCGCCGTCGATACACCCTACGAGACGCGGCTGGTGAGCAACCCGGATAACGGCAAGCGTGTGATGCCGGTGGAAGTGGCCCAGGCCTTGCGCGGCGCGCTGTCCCAGGTGGTGGATGCCGGCACCGCGAAACGGGTGGCCGGCAGTTTCAAACTGGCCGACGGTACACCGCTGGCCATGGGCGGCAAGACCGGTACCGGCGACAACCGCATCGAAGCCGTTGGCTCGGGTGGGCGGGTGATCAGCTCCAAATCGATCAACCGCACCGCCACTTTTGTGTTCTACATCGGCGACAGCCATTTCGGCACCCTCACCGCCTATGTCCCGGGGGTTTCGGCGCAGAACTTCAAATTCACCTCGGCCCTGCCGGTGCAAGTGCTCAAGGGCATGGCGCCGTTTCTCTCGGCCTACTTGCAGCCGGGCAGCCATACCCAGTGCAAGCCGTTGGTGGCACGGCAATGA